The following DNA comes from Flavobacterium sp. N3904.
CGAAATAGGATCTAAGGCACTTGCAGGTTCATCCATCAGAATAATATCCGGGCTTACCGCCAAAGTTCTTCCTATGCACAAACGTTGTTGCTGACCTCCCGAAAGTCCTAAAGCAGAATCATCAAGTCTATCCTTCAACTCATCCCAAATAGCCGCTTGACGCAAAGATGTTTCAACAATTTCATCCAACTCTGTCTTGTCTTTTACACCATTTATTCGGGGACCATAGGCAACATTCTCGTAAATAGATTTCGGAAAAGGGTTTGATTTCTGAAAAACCATTCCAATTTTTTTTCTAATATTGACAACATCTACATTTTTATCATAAATATCTATACCCTCAACCAACATTTTACCGCTAATGGTAACATCAGGAATAAGGTCATTCATCCTGTTGATACATCTCAAAAAAGTTGATTTACCACAACCCGAAGGGCCAATCAATGCTGTAACTTTATTGGATGGAATATCCATCGTAATTTCATTCAGCGCTTTTTTTTCACCATAGTATAATGATAAATCATTTACTTTTATTTTTATGTCTTTCATTGTTTATTTGTTAAGTCTAAAATAATAAATTATTAAATCAATTAAAAATTATTTAGCTTTTCTTCTAATTCTTGATCTAATAATAACGGCAACTAAATTTAAAGATAATGTCAAAATTAGTAAAACTAAAGTTGTTGCAAACTGTATAGGCATTGTTTTCTCAACATCAGAAGATTGGGTAGACATAATATAAATGTGATAACCTAAATTCATGAATTGATCGCTCAATGATCCTGGCAAAGTCGCCAAATAATAGGCTGCTCCTGTAAATAAAATTGGTGCCACTTCACCAGCACCTCTGCTCACGGCAAGAATCGTTCCTGTCATAATTCCTGAAACAGAACCCGGAAGTACTACTTTTTTTATAGTTTGCCATTTGGTTGCACCAAGTGCCAAACTGGCTTCTCTTAATTCACGAGGAATTGTTTTTAGAGCTTCTTCAACCGAAACAATAATAACAGGAAGCGTCAATAAAGACATCGTAAGACTTGCCCAAAGAATATTGGGTTGTCCCCAGCGTAATTCGCCTCCATTGAAAGCTGTATCTGCACCAGCACCTAAAAACTGTATAAAAAATCCAAGGCCAAAAAGGCCAAATATAATTGATGGTACAACAGCTAAGGTACGAACAGAGAATCGAACAGCTGCGGCAAATTTAGAATTCGCACTGGCATATTCTGTCAAATAAAGTGCCGTAATAGTCCCAAAAGGAACCGCTGCAATAGACATGACAATTACCAATATAAAAGTCCCTATTATGGCCGGGAATATTCCCCCTTCGGTCATACCATTAGTTGGGAAAGACGAAATAAACTCCCATGAAAACTTGGAACGCCCTTGATAAACAATTATCGCAAGAATTATAAAAAGAATAGCTATAATCAAAATCACAGCCATTTGTGTGATGCCAACAAAAAATTTCCCCTTTATATCTGAATTACTTTTTTTACTTGTAAAAAAGTGGTTTTCTGATTCCTTTAAAACTTTTTCCATAATTATTTACCTTGGAATTTTTTCATTAATTTGCCTTTTACATAGAATTCTGCAATTGCATTTAAAGCAAATGAGAAAATAAAAAGTAAAGATCCTATAAAAAACAAAACACTATAATGAGTATCACCAAAAACAGTTTCTGCCATTTCTGATCCGATAGTTGCGGCAAAAGTTCGAACACTCTCGAATGGATTGGCGGATACTAAAGCTGCATTTCCTGTTGCCATAAGTGCAATCATTGTTTCACCAAAAACCCTTCCAACTCCTAAAAGAAGAGCTGCAAAAATACCTGGAGTCGCCGCCGGTAAAACAACAAAAAAAGCGGTTTGCCATTTACTGGCACCCAATGCCAAACTTGCTTCGGTATACGTTTTTGGAATTGCTGCCAATGCATCTTCAGAAATAGTATAAATAATAGGAATAGCCGCTAGAGCCATCGCAACTCCACCAACAAAAGCATTTAGTCTAGACTCATAACCAAATACATCTTGGAAAAAAGTAGCCAAAACCATTAGAGCAAAAAAACCAATCACCACCGATGGAAAAGCTGCAAGCATTTCTATAATGGGTTTTATAATCTCTTTGACTCTTTTTGAAGCAAAACACGAAGTGTATAATGCAGCAAGTACCGCCAAAGGTCCAGCGATTAGCATTGCAATTATTGTTACTTTTAAAGTACCAATCAGTAATCCCAACAAACCAAATCTAGGATTTTCTGAAACTGGCACCCATTCCGTCGTAAAAAAAGTACTCCAAGTTTTGTCGGCACCTTCGTTATTTTCAGAAACGGCATCCATTGTTTCATCTGTAGTTGCTACCGATAAATCTTCTTTTGGAGTTTCTCCATAAGATTCTGGTTTTAAGTCCTCCTGAGAAACTGGTTCTGAACCGTAAGTTTCTGGCTTTAAATCTTCAGTCGGTTCAGAATTATAGGCTTCCGGTTTTAAATCTTCAGTCGCTACTGCTCCATATGATTCGGGTTTATCGCCTGTAGTAGTTTGAACCTCAATTTTTGCTTTAGCATCATTCCCAAAACTAAATAGTGGCAATGACTCTTTAAAAACAAAAATGAAAATTAAAAAAATAATAGTAATTGACATAAAAGCCACTGATGATATTATTTTTTCGGCAAGAAATTCAGAAAGTCTGAATTGTTTTTTTAAACTTTCTTTGGTGAAAGTCTGTTTGATAGGTAATTGGGAATTCATCTTATTTTTTTAAGATTTGTATAATATAAACACAAAAATATCCCTCATTTTATGAAAATGAGGGATATTTTAATTATCATTATTTTAGAGGAAAATAACCCACTTCTTCTATCAGACTCTGACCAGCTGGACTCAAAATCCAATCGATAAAAGCTTTTGTTTCACCTGTTGGTTTCGATTTCAAATACATATACAAGTACCTAGTGATTGGATATGTATGATTTTTGATGGTAGCTCCTGTGGGTAATATCGCAGGGCTTTTATCGTCTTTTTTTACACCACAATCTTTTACACCTTCTGCATAAGCTGCACCCCCGTAACCAATTGAATTTTTATCTTTTTTTACGGCATTTACAATAGCTGCTGTTCCTGGCAATGTTTGACAAGATGGAGAAAAATCTGTCTTTACCACATTGTCTTTAAAGAAACCAAAAGTTCCTGAGCTACTTTCTCTTCCGTATAATTTGATTGGAGCATCTGCACCTCCAACTTCTTTCCAATTCGTAATTTTTCCGGAAAAAATTTGACCTATTTGTTTAATTGTAAGTGATGAAACTGGATTTGCTTTGTTCAAATAAACAGACAACCCATCTTTTGCACACGGAATTTCTACACCAACTGAACTGTATCTTGCTTTCAATTTTTCAACTTCAGAAGGTTTTATAGGACGGCTTGAATTTGCAATATCTGTTGACCCGTTGATCAACGCTGCTATTCCTACTCCAGATCCTCCACCAGTTACCTGAATAGATGCTCCTGGATTTTTTTTCATGTATACCTCTGCCCATTTTTGGGACAAAATAACCATGGTATCAGAACCTTTTACGGTAACTTTATTAATTGTAGTAAAAGAAAAACCAATTCCCATAACCACCATTACAATTAATGCTACTTTTAATTTTGTTGTTTTCATTTTATTATAAATTATTTATTTTGTTTTTTAGAAACTTGCTTGAAATCTTAATGTTGTTATGTTGTTTTTTATGTCTCCATTATATATTCCTCCAACAGTTGAACTTGTTTCATTTATTGGCAAAGAATAACCCAGAGCAATTTTTGTATTTAATGTAAAGAAATAATCCAAAGCAAATGACCATGTGTTAACTTTTAAGTCTGGAGCTACTGTCACATTATTACCAGACAATCTTCTGTTTGGATCCCATGAATCAAAACGAACTGCTGCTTGATATTTTGTTCCAAAATTTTTCTCTAATGTTACATAATATCCAACAAAATCTCTTACTCCACTAAAATTGAATCCAGGGTTATTATTAAGTACATTGGTAGCATTCGCTTCTCCAGATATAGTTCCAAAGTTGCATTCTGATTTTAAAGCAAAACCGCCCAATACATCATAATAAGCCTGAAGCTCAAAACCTGTCCATTGTTTATCTAATTGATCACCCACTTTTGCCGCAAACGGTTTATTATTTACATCACTAAAATTTCCTGCAACAAAAACCAAATTTTTACCATAATATCCGCTTGCACCAAAGTCAACTCCCAATCCCATGTCTTTGAAATTAAGAGAATAATACGCTCTTAACATTACATCTTTTTGGCTATCAACATCAGCAACTTGGTTTGTTATTTGTCCTTCTCCAAAATTTCCGTTAAACACTGCCAATTCAACATTCAAAGGAATTTCATATTGAGTAGCGAAGTTTGCAGCAATTTTTGCTCCTAAATCTCTTTCTTGAGGATATAAGATTCCAGACATTCTACTTCTTTCTAATATAATTCTGTCTCTAGAAGAAAACTCTACTTCATAATCAGGTCTGTTAAATTGTCCCACCCACAATTGGAAAGTATTTATCCAAGGGTCGTTTAATTGCACATAAGCATCTTTTAGTGTTACTGCACTAAAGGAGAAGTTAGGTTGCAAAACAAATATTACCCCTTCTAATGGTTGATAGGTAAACTTTATCCTTGCTCTTCGTATTACAAATGAATTGGAAACATCTACAATATTGGTTGTCAAAGGTACATTTGTCTCTGACGAACCTGGTTTAAGTTGAAGCGGTCCGTTTGCTGTAGGAACATCTTGATAGTTGTACATTTCATATTGCACTTGCATATAACCTGATATTCTCAATTTAGAAATTTTATCTACTTGCTCTTGCAAAGGAGATAATTGTTCATTAAGCGCATCAAATTTTAACTGATGCATATTTATTGCTTGCTGTAAAGAATCAATACTAATTGGTTTTATAGAATCGTTTGATACTTCTTGGGCATTTACAAACCCATAACCCAACATCATTATTGCAACTATAATTTTTTTCATTTTTATTACTATGAATGTTAATTTGCCGCAAAGGTGATATACCAATGTTAAGTTAATGTTAACTCAATGTTATATAGATGATAATTTAATGTTAATAGGTTTTTTCTTTAAATCTTTATTTCTAATTTAATTTACATTTATTTACAATAAATAGTTAATAAACAGCTAATTAAATGTTTTTTTTTAATGTTATTAAATGATTAATTCCCTTTGTTTTTAAGTCCTAATTGATCGGTTATAAATGTCTTTTCGAGTGTGAAAGAAAACTCAGAACCAATACCAAACTCACTTTCAACATATATTTTTTCTTTGTGGGCTTCTATAATATGTTTTACTATCGAAAGTCCCAAACCAGAACCGCCTTCAGAACGAGAACCACTTTTATCAACTCTATAAAAACGTTCAAAAAGCCTTGAAATATTTTGCTTTTCTATTCCCTCGCCATTATCTGTAACCCTAACCAAAACCTTTTTGTTGGTTAGATTGACAATTGAAACTTCGGTCAATCCTCCTTCTTTTCCATATTTTATGGAATTGACCAAAAGATTTTCTACCACTTGTTGAATTTTGTCTTTATCCCCGTTTACAAAAATGGGCTGAATATGATCGTTTTCAAAAGCCAACGTAATTTTCTTTTTATCCGCTTTCATTTCGAGCAAGTCAAATACATTTTGAATTAACTTTACAATATCAAATTTTGCAAATTCTATATTTAAATCTCCCGATTCCAATTTAGTAATCATATCTAAATCTTCAACAATATAAATCAATCGTTCGACGCCTTTTTCGGCACGTTTTAAGTATTTTTTTCGAATTGATTTATCGTCCATGGCGCCGTCAATGAGGGTTGACAAATAACCTTGCACAGTAAATAATGGCGTTTTGAGCTCATGAGAAACATTTCCCAGAAATTCTCTCCTATATTCTTCACGAACTTGCAACATCTCAATTTCCAACTTTTTATCGGTGGCAAATTTCTTTACTTCTCGAGTCAAGGTTTCCATATCGGTTGTGATCGGTTGGTTTATAAAAGTACTCGACTCCAATAACGCCACATCATCATAGATTTTTTTGACTCTTCTATAAATGAAGCGTTCCACTCTATATTGTAAAACAAAAAAGGAAAACACATAAACAAAGAACATGCAAATAAGCCCGAATAATAGCAAGGCACTGTATGCTGATTTGAATAGTATTGCAGAAAGAATCATGCAAAAACCGGAAACAAATAAACTGATATACAATGCTGATTTTATAGCAAATTTGTAACTTTTTTTGAAATTAATTTTCATTATATATTTGGCAAACGAAAAATTATAATTAATAAAAAAAGACATATAAAGTCTTTTTTTGAGTATTGTTCTTTAAACTTCAAACTTATATCCTACCCCTTTTATAGTTTTAAAAAGATCTTCTCCAATTTTTTCGCGAAGTTTTCTAATATGTACATCGATAGTACGTCCACCAACCACCACATCATTTCCCCAAACTTTGTCCAGAATTTCTTCTCGTTTAAAAACTTTCCCTGGCTTTGAAGCCAGTAAATAGAAAAGTTCAAATTCCTTTCTTGGCAATGCTATTTCTATATTGTCTTTTACAATTTTATACTCTTCACGATTGATTTCTATACCACCTACATTTAATGTTTCGCTGTTTTGTTCTTGTTCTTTCAATCTTCGTAACAAGGCTTTAACTTTACTGACCAACAATTTAGGTTTAATTGGCTTGGTAATATAATCATCTGCACCAGCATCAAACCCGGCCACTTGCGAGTAATCTTCACTTCTTGCGGTTAGAAAAGTGATGATCACATTATTCAATTCGGGAATTCTCCTAATATGCTCACAGGCTTCCATTCCATCCATTTCTGGCATCATGACATCCATTATAATCAGACTTGGTAATTCTTTCTTAGCTTTTTCAATAGCGTCTTTACCATTGACTGCGGTAACAATTTGATATCCTTCTTGTGCCAAATTATAGCCTACAATTTCTAAAATATCTGGTTCATCGTCAACCAGAAGAATCTTGGTGTTTCTTTTCTTCATAAAAATAGCAAAAATTAAGTTTCTCTATTGCATATTTACCCAAATGGGATGCAAAGCCTTTTTATTGCAATGTAAAAGTAATAATAAACCACAAGCTACAATACAAATAAAGCTGACTTAACCTTAATTTAATATGTTAACTATTTCATAATAATTAACACATCGATTCATAACTTGGTGTTAACACTTGAAATATATTCCTGCCCTTTATTTGCACAAAATTAAATACTACACAAAATGAAATTAAAATTTCTATTCTTTACACTATTTATCTGCGCTATTAGTTTCTCACAAACTAAAGGAACAATTTCTGGTGTTTTATTAGACAAAGACTCAAACAACCAGGCTTTACCGTTTGCAAATGTATTGCTCAAAGGCACAAAAATTGGGGCAAATACAGATATAGATGGTAAATACAGTATTAGTATCGCGCCTGGAAATTATACCGTTCAATTTAGTTTTCTTGGATATGAATCATTAGAAATTCCTGTAACAGTTGTTGCAAACGAAACTGTAACCCTGAATAATTCAATAGGATCTGGAAGCTACAAATTAAAAGATGTCGTTATCAAATCAAGCGGCGGTAGAGAAAAAGAAACTGCTTTATTATTGGATCAAAAAAATGCAGTTGTAATTAAGCAAAGTATCGGCGCACAGGAAATGTCCAGAAAAGGAGTAAGTAATGTAGCCGAAGGTTTGACCAAAATTACCGGAATTACAAGCGTGGGTAATCGTGGATTATTTGTACGTGGCCTTGAAGACCGTTACAACAATCTATTAATAAACGATTTGGCGACACCATCAAACAATCCGTATAACAAATACATTTCATTGGATTTGTTCCCAACAGATATTGTGGGTGTAATTGATGTTTATAAAACATTCAACCCAAATATTTATGGAGATTTTGCTGGAGGAACATTCAATGTACAAACAACAAAGGTATCCAAAAGCATCACCAAATTAAATATCGGAATAGGTTACACTACAAACAATAGTTTATCAGACTTCTTAATTGCCGAAGATGCCAATTCTACAAAAGGTTTTTTTGGATTAACAGCCAATGATAGAAAATTGCCAACCGTTTTGGGAAATACGGCTACTGCCAATACATTAACTTCGCAACAATCTCTTGATGCATTTAAAAACAGTGGTTTTAATGTTGCTGCTACAAAAAGCCCTTTAAATTCAAGCATTAGTTTTTTGAATGCCGAAAAATTTGACCTTACTCCAGAAAAAAGCTTATCCTATTTAGTTTCCCTATCTTTTGAAAACGACTTCAGTATAACAAATGGTGTTCAAAGAAATTTTACCAATAGTCCTACTGGTTTTGTTTATGGCAGTGATTTCGTAACAACAGATTACACCTATCAAGCTTCCTTTACAGGATTATTGGGTTTAAATTATAATACAAAAAAATTAAAATTATCTTATAATACAATTTACATTCAATCTTCTGCCAATTTGATTCAAGATCAATTTGGTATTCCAGATACCAGTACAGGAGCAAATAACTCTATATTAATCAGGACGAATCAATTGGATGTTTCTTCCTATATAAACAACCAATTGCTTGGCGAATATGCACTTTCTGAAGATAAAAATCAAAAAATAAATGCAGGAATATCTTATGCCATAACAAAATTTGACCAACCTGACAGAAAATTTTTCAGAGGATCATTATCTGGAGAAAATGACATAACAACTTCTATTGCGGCAAATAATTTTATTCGCCAATATTTATCTATTGACAGCGATTACTATTTCTCAGGTTTGGCAGAGTACAATTATAAATTTGGAAAAGAAGAAAAAAACAAAAAAATAACAGTAGGATATAACGGATACACTTCAAACATGGAATCTTCCTATCGATTTATAATTCCAAGCGTAGGTCCAAATTTTACCACACCTTTAAACCAACCAGATAATCAACTGAATGGATATTTAACAAACAATATTTTTTCATTTAGAGAAAGTTCGAATGCAACATGGCAAGCAAAATTAAATCAAGGTGCCCATGCAGGATATGCCAACTTATTATACAATTTTGACAATAAATGGGAAGTAAATGGCGGTTTACGAGTAGAAAATACTACTAGGCAAACACTATACAGAAAACCAGACTCTTTTGATGCAGATTTTACTGTAGTAGATTATAATAATTTGTATTTTTTACCAGCGTTAAACGTAAAATATAGTATTACTGAAAACTCAAATGCACGTTTTTCTGCAACCCAAACCTATACCACTCCAATTATTATGGAAGCCTATCCTATAGAATACATCAATGCCGATGGAACCTCTACTTTGGGCAATCCTTATTTAGAGAATAGCGACAATTATAATGTAGATTTCAAATATGAGATTTTCCCAACGACCAAAGAACTATTTTCAGCGGGACTATTTGGAAAGAAAATAACAACTCCTATAGAACGTACTTTTGTCGCAAATGCCTCCAACACAACCATTACAACTTATTTGAATTCAGACAGTGCCATATTGTATGGAGCAGAAATTGATTTTTTGTATGATTTATCAAGAATTAACAAAGCTTTGGACAAATTTTCATGGGGTTTCAATACTTCATTGTTATATTCACAAGTTAAAGTTGCACCTACTTACATAAACTCTCAAGGCGACTCATCGCAATCAATAGAAACACATCAAGTAAGAGAACTTCAAGGTGCTTCAAAATACATCATCAATTCCGATTTAAAATATCAATTTGATTTTAGCTCAGAATGGAGCAACACAATTTCATTAGTCTACTCTACTTTTGCAAAAAGAATTTATGCAGTTGGAACTGGGCACATGGACAATATTTATGAATTACCTGTAACCAAACTGGATTTTGTTTGGGGAAGTAAAGTATCCAAAAATATTGATTTAAAATTTTCAGTTCAAAACATACTTAATCCAGACATTACATTTGAACAAGGAAATAACGGAGATTCACCATTACTGAATGATTCAACAATACGTAATTACAAAACAGGAGTGAGTTTCTCACTAAATTTAGGATATACATTTTAAATAGTTACCAATCAAACCAAAAGCCTCTAATTCTTTAGGGGCTTTTCTACTTATAGAAACTCCTTTCTTAACATTAAAATTACATTTAGGAATGCTTTTAGTAACTTTTTTGTAATAATTAGGTAACCTCTGTGTGATACTCTCGAAGTACTTTTGGCATATAAAATTAAGATATCGCAGACAAAAAAAGATAAAAAACTGCGACACCATTTTTTCAAAAAAATAAAACAAAAAACAAAAAACAAAAACACAAATTATGAAAACAAAATTTTTAGCTTTTGCAATGTCTTTAGGCTTATTATTTGCATCATGTAGCAGCGATGACAATAACACGCCAGCAACAGTAGCGCCATTAACAGGTATAGAAAGCATTATTGTAGGTGCTACAACTACTTTTACTAGTACAACTACAGGCGGAACTTTTACAAGCGCAACTCCAGCAGTAGCAACAGTTAATGCTACAACAGGAGTTATAACAGGGGTATCTGTTGGGTCTTCTGTAATTACCTATACAGTACCAAATACAGCAGGACCAGTAACTAGAACAGTAACTGTAACGGCAATTCCAGCAGCAACAGGAGAAATTACAGGGACATTTACAGCAAACAAAACTTTTGTTTACGGTAATTACACTTTAAAAGGGGTTGTGAAAATTGCAGATGGTGTAACTGTAACTTTTGAAGCTGGATCTACAATTACATGTACAAAAACAACAGGTGACAACGCATTTGTTGTATTGAAAGGCGGAAAATTAATCATCAATGGCACAGCAGACAAACCAGTAGTATTTACAGAATCTTCAAAAACACCTGGTTCTTGGGGAGGTATTATAATGTATGGAGACGCACCAATTAAAGCTATTGGTGGTGTAACTAACTCAACTTCTGAAGATGGAAATGCATTACCTTACGGTGGAACAAATGCAGCTCACAATGGTGGTTCATTGAATTATGTAAGAGTAGAATATGCTGGGTCAAAATTAGGCGACGGAAACAAAGAAAATAATGGATTTACTTTTTATTCTTGTGGTTCTGGAACAACATTAGACCACTTAGTTTCTTATAAGGGTGCTGATGACGGTTTTGAATTTTTTGGTGGGACTGTAAGTATGACCAATGCTATCTCTTACGGCAATACTGATGATGCTTTTGACTGGCAAGATGGATGGCAAGGTCAAAACAATAGTAACTGGTACGCTTACCAAACAGGTAAAGGAAACTACGGTATGGAAATTGAATGTTCTAACAACGACAATGCATTCTGGCCAAAAGTTACAAATATCACATTAAAAAGAGCAGCAGGAACAACTCCAGAAGCTATAGGTGACATTCAAATTGATGCTTTCCAATTCAAAAAAGAAGCTAATGGAGACTATAGTAACATCATCATTGATGGATATGCAAACTATACAGAAGGAACAACTACTTATACTGCTGCAGCTTGTAAAATCCAAGATGTTGCAACAAATACCGATCAAGTAAATACTTCTAAAATTAAAATGACAAATGTTACTATTACTAATACAGGAACAAACATACTAGGCGCAACTATTGGTGGTATTCCTCTTACAGTTGCTTTCCCAGCAGGTCAATTTGTGACTAGCACCAATGCAACAGGAGCTTCATTAACAAATGGAGCATGGTCTACTGTAGATGGAAATACATTACTTAAATAATAAACAAGTTTGAATTAGTAAAAATACCTCTCAAAATTTGAGAGGTATTTTTTTTATAACAATATTTTTTATTATATTTACTATCAACTTACAATGCTAATGGCAAAAAACTACTTTTATATCACACTTTTATTGGCTATTTTCTTCACTACTGCTGCAAGCGCACAAGATAGTAAGCAATCGTCAAACATACAAGAAAACACTTCAATAGAAGGGTTGAATTTGTATCCAAATCCTGTGACTACTGGAAAAGTGTACATTTCATCAAAAAACGATTTAGAAAAAGAAATTATTATTTTTGACGTTTTAGGTAAGAAAGTGTTACAAACCATAATTTACACCAAAGAACTTAATGTTTCGAACCTTTCTCCTGGTGTTTATATCATTAAAATCACCGAAGAAAATGCAACTAGCAGTAGAAAATTAATAGTCAGGTAAATTCTGTTAATTATATTATAAAGTCCCAAGTGATTGGAACTTTTTTTTTGAGTACTGTTTTCAGACTTAAAAAATTCTCCAAATAGGTTTAGAATTAGTAATATCTTTGCAAAAAAAAGAACTTGATTTCATCCAGCGATATATTTACCCTTTCGAGTCAGAAGCAATTTGAAAAAATTGCCTTAAAAGTATTCCGATTTCAATATGAAAACAACTTAGTGTATCAAGAATTTTGTGATTTATTGAAAACAAATCCACAAAAAGTAAAATCGATACAACAAATCCCTTTTTTGCCGATTCAGTTCTTCAAAAGTCATAATGTTATTTCAAACAACAATCCAATTGAAGCGACTTTTTCCAGTAGCGGAACAACAGGGTCCATCACCAGTAGGCATTTGGTGACCGATGTTTCCATTTACGAAGAAAGTTACCGCAAGGGGTTTTCTCAATTTTATGGGAACATTGAAGATTATGTGGTTCTGGCTTTGCTCCCCTCCTATCTGGAAAGAGAAGGTTCCTCTTTAATTTATATGGTGGAAGATTTAATACAACTCACAAACCACAGCAAAAGCGGCTTTTACCTCAACAATCACGATGAACTAATTCAAAAACTAATTGAATTAGACCAAGCAGGACAAAATGTAATTCTGATTGGCGTTACTTATGCTTTATTGGATTTAATCGAAAAAAACAAATTCCAACTACAACATACCATTATCATTGAAACTGGCGGAATGAAAGGCAAGCGTAAAGAAATGATTCGCGAGGAATTGCACGAACAGTTATGCGAAGGTTTTGGAGTTAGAGCCATCCATTCGGAATACGGTATGACTGAACTGCTTTCGCAAGCTTATTCTTTAGGAAACGGCGTATTTGAATGCCCTTCTTGGATGCAAATACACATTCGCGACACCGAAGATGCACTAACCTATATAAACGACGGCAAAACAGGCGGAATTAACGTTATCGACCTAGCCAACATCAATTCCTGTTCGTTTATTGCTACGCAAGATTTGGGCAAAAAATATCCCAATACCACTTTCGAAGTATTGGGACGTTTTGATAATTCTGATATTCGGGGTTGTAATTTGATGGTTGTTTAAAAACGTTAAATCGGTTATTTGTTGAATCGGTTAAACGAATAAACGATTTACCGATTAAACATATAAAACAGTTAAACAATCCTAATCACAAAATAATTTTTCTTCCCACTCTGCAACAATACAAATTGATTGTTA
Coding sequences within:
- a CDS encoding TonB-dependent receptor; the protein is MKLKFLFFTLFICAISFSQTKGTISGVLLDKDSNNQALPFANVLLKGTKIGANTDIDGKYSISIAPGNYTVQFSFLGYESLEIPVTVVANETVTLNNSIGSGSYKLKDVVIKSSGGREKETALLLDQKNAVVIKQSIGAQEMSRKGVSNVAEGLTKITGITSVGNRGLFVRGLEDRYNNLLINDLATPSNNPYNKYISLDLFPTDIVGVIDVYKTFNPNIYGDFAGGTFNVQTTKVSKSITKLNIGIGYTTNNSLSDFLIAEDANSTKGFFGLTANDRKLPTVLGNTATANTLTSQQSLDAFKNSGFNVAATKSPLNSSISFLNAEKFDLTPEKSLSYLVSLSFENDFSITNGVQRNFTNSPTGFVYGSDFVTTDYTYQASFTGLLGLNYNTKKLKLSYNTIYIQSSANLIQDQFGIPDTSTGANNSILIRTNQLDVSSYINNQLLGEYALSEDKNQKINAGISYAITKFDQPDRKFFRGSLSGENDITTSIAANNFIRQYLSIDSDYYFSGLAEYNYKFGKEEKNKKITVGYNGYTSNMESSYRFIIPSVGPNFTTPLNQPDNQLNGYLTNNIFSFRESSNATWQAKLNQGAHAGYANLLYNFDNKWEVNGGLRVENTTRQTLYRKPDSFDADFTVVDYNNLYFLPALNVKYSITENSNARFSATQTYTTPIIMEAYPIEYINADGTSTLGNPYLENSDNYNVDFKYEIFPTTKELFSAGLFGKKITTPIERTFVANASNTTITTYLNSDSAILYGAEIDFLYDLSRINKALDKFSWGFNTSLLYSQVKVAPTYINSQGDSSQSIETHQVRELQGASKYIINSDLKYQFDFSSEWSNTISLVYSTFAKRIYAVGTGHMDNIYELPVTKLDFVWGSKVSKNIDLKFSVQNILNPDITFEQGNNGDSPLLNDSTIRNYKTGVSFSLNLGYTF
- a CDS encoding response regulator transcription factor — translated: MKKRNTKILLVDDEPDILEIVGYNLAQEGYQIVTAVNGKDAIEKAKKELPSLIIMDVMMPEMDGMEACEHIRRIPELNNVIITFLTARSEDYSQVAGFDAGADDYITKPIKPKLLVSKVKALLRRLKEQEQNSETLNVGGIEINREEYKIVKDNIEIALPRKEFELFYLLASKPGKVFKREEILDKVWGNDVVVGGRTIDVHIRKLREKIGEDLFKTIKGVGYKFEV
- a CDS encoding acyl transferase, producing MISSSDIFTLSSQKQFEKIALKVFRFQYENNLVYQEFCDLLKTNPQKVKSIQQIPFLPIQFFKSHNVISNNNPIEATFSSSGTTGSITSRHLVTDVSIYEESYRKGFSQFYGNIEDYVVLALLPSYLEREGSSLIYMVEDLIQLTNHSKSGFYLNNHDELIQKLIELDQAGQNVILIGVTYALLDLIEKNKFQLQHTIIIETGGMKGKRKEMIREELHEQLCEGFGVRAIHSEYGMTELLSQAYSLGNGVFECPSWMQIHIRDTEDALTYINDGKTGGINVIDLANINSCSFIATQDLGKKYPNTTFEVLGRFDNSDIRGCNLMVV
- a CDS encoding T9SS type A sorting domain-containing protein — protein: MAKNYFYITLLLAIFFTTAASAQDSKQSSNIQENTSIEGLNLYPNPVTTGKVYISSKNDLEKEIIIFDVLGKKVLQTIIYTKELNVSNLSPGVYIIKITEENATSSRKLIVR